The proteins below come from a single Eucalyptus grandis isolate ANBG69807.140 chromosome 3, ASM1654582v1, whole genome shotgun sequence genomic window:
- the LOC120291100 gene encoding uncharacterized protein LOC120291100 — MIRSPLSIKCHMGSYELVRYIVWIDVGFTHKVPYRYRSWYRQAQDGQRQGLLPEFEIPLCVLEAAFGKGNADPPPSPVVDASNLNFEDLGSPVQSAESSSWSEEDGEEDEEDDKEVDEDP, encoded by the exons ATGATTCGGTCTCCGCTTtcaatcaa GTGCCATATGGGCTCCTATGAGCTAGTGAGATATATAGTTTGGATCGATGTGGGTTTCACCCACAAGGTACCCTATCGATATAGATCGTGGTACCGCCAGGCTCAAGATGGCCAGAGACAGGGTCTCCTACCGGAGTTTGAGATACCTCTGTGTGTTCTAGAGGCTGCCTTTGGGAAAGGCAATGCAGATCCACCTCCGAGCCCTGTCGTAGATGCatcaaacctaaattttgaagaCCTCGGAAGTCCGGTGCAATCTGCTGAAAGCTCCAGTTGGAGCGAGGAAGATGGAGAGGAGGACGAGGAAGATGACAAAGAGGTGGATGAGGACCCGTAG
- the LOC120291766 gene encoding toll/interleukin-1 receptor-like protein, with product MIKSVPCSGDHTVWIVLFEHSSVLRDISAIPRSGIPYSSSFEVPLHLLEMKRKEPTHSEDLNIGAPCSSTSPHVGDYEDGTNKAKGNDYEVFLSFRGKETRQGFTDYLYTSLVDARIHVFRDDNELRVGEEIGPKLICCITQSIISIPIISEDYASSKWCLHELAQMLKCRRSREQVVLPIFYKVEPSQVRHLTGRFRDAIDAHKKNSDQMVVKKWEDALKEVGCLKGWESEKIDNGYIFLHQNIV from the exons ATGATAAAGAGTGTTCCGTGTAGTGGAGATCACACTGTGTGGATTGTGTTGTTTGAGCACTCCTCAG TTCTGAGAGACATTTCTGCAATTCCTAGATCTGGGATTCCATATTCCTCTTCTTTTGAGGTTCCGCTCCATCTTCtcgagatgaaaagaaaagaacctaCTCATTCAGAAGATCTAAATATCGGAGCGCCTTGCTCATCAACCTCTCCACATGTAGGTGATTATGAAGATGGAACCAACAAGGCAAAAGGAAATGATTATgaagtgttcttgagttttagaggaaaagaaactcgTCAAGGCTTCACCGATTATCTCTATACTAGCCTTGTCGATGCGAGAATTCACGTATTCAGAGATGACAACGAGCTCCGTGTTGGTGAGGAGATTGGTCCAAAGCTTATCTGCTGTATTACGCAATCTATCATCTCGATCCCCATTATCTCGGAGGACTACGCTTCCAGCAAATGGTGTCTCCATGAGTTGGCTCAAATGCTGAAGTGTAGGAGAAGTAGAGAACAAGTAgtgttgcccatattttacaaagtggaaccctCACAAGTGAGACATCTTACAGGGAGATTCAGGGATGCTATCGATGCACATAAAAAGAATTCGGATCAAATGGTTGTGAAGAAATGGGAAGATGCGCTCAAAGAAGTCGGTTGCTTAAAAGGATGGGAATCGGAGAAAATTGATAATGGGTACATTTTTCTCCACCAAAACATTGTTTAG